A stretch of Desulfotalea psychrophila LSv54 DNA encodes these proteins:
- a CDS encoding site-2 protease family protein — MTETINQIILLAPPLLLALTIHEFCHGYVAYKLGDPTAKLAGRLTLNPLSHLDPIGTIAFFFIKIGWAKPVPVNPNYFKNPRRDMLWVALAGPISNLLLAIISAIAAKTLWAIAPSLPATALIKAIVIPLNGMLVASVWINLVLCIFNFIPIPPLDGSKIVAGLLPRDLAIAYEKVEKYGFVILILLAFSGLLSKAIVPIIRFANGLLLS; from the coding sequence ATGACTGAAACTATTAACCAAATAATTCTGCTTGCCCCTCCCCTCCTGTTGGCCCTGACTATCCATGAATTTTGCCATGGCTATGTGGCCTATAAACTTGGTGATCCGACGGCAAAGCTTGCGGGCAGACTGACCCTCAACCCCCTCTCCCACCTTGACCCCATTGGCACCATTGCCTTTTTCTTTATCAAGATTGGCTGGGCTAAACCCGTTCCCGTTAACCCCAATTATTTCAAAAATCCGAGAAGAGACATGCTCTGGGTGGCACTTGCCGGCCCGATCAGCAATCTTCTTTTGGCAATCATCAGTGCCATTGCCGCCAAGACCCTATGGGCCATTGCCCCCAGCCTACCGGCCACGGCCCTGATTAAGGCCATCGTCATCCCACTGAATGGCATGCTGGTGGCCTCCGTCTGGATCAACCTTGTCCTCTGTATCTTTAACTTCATCCCCATTCCTCCTCTCGATGGCAGTAAAATCGTGGCAGGCCTTCTTCCCCGGGACCTGGCCATTGCCTATGAAAAGGTGGAAAAATATGGCTTTGTTATTCTGATACTTTTGGCCTTTAGCGGTTTGCTGTCAAAGGCTATTGTGCCTATTATTCGCTTTGCTAATGGGCTCTTACTATCATAA
- a CDS encoding D-alanine--D-alanine ligase family protein, whose protein sequence is MQEQRAERLRIALIAGGTSGEREVSLTGADGVERILDKEKYLVSRYDSATDLPRLAADAASIDFAFILLHGLHGEDGTIQGFLDLLGIPYQGSGVLGSALAMDKDLAKEFYYNAELPVADWHTIAAGDFFYSEELIEDLGLPLVVKPACAGSSIGISLAHTEEELLAGINHARDCSAGAIMVEQFIKGRELTCAVLGNDDLQALPVLEIVPGDKYAFFDYEAKYQPGASEEICPALIADALREQVQDHAIRAHQALRLRGYSRTDFIYGEDGKLYLLETNTIPGMTETSILPQEAAATGMDFPSLLDTLIELGLEKSKGKKG, encoded by the coding sequence ATGCAAGAACAAAGAGCAGAAAGATTACGTATAGCCCTGATAGCTGGTGGAACCTCCGGTGAGAGAGAGGTCTCTTTGACCGGGGCCGACGGTGTCGAGAGGATCCTCGATAAAGAGAAGTATCTGGTCTCGCGCTATGATTCGGCCACCGATCTGCCCCGACTTGCCGCCGATGCCGCCTCCATCGACTTTGCCTTTATTCTCCTCCATGGTCTGCATGGTGAAGACGGTACAATCCAGGGCTTTCTCGACCTGCTCGGCATTCCCTACCAAGGTTCCGGGGTATTGGGCAGTGCCCTGGCCATGGATAAGGACCTGGCCAAGGAGTTCTATTATAACGCTGAACTTCCCGTGGCTGATTGGCATACCATTGCCGCAGGGGATTTCTTTTATTCAGAGGAACTTATCGAGGATCTCGGTCTGCCTTTGGTGGTCAAACCTGCCTGTGCAGGTTCCAGTATTGGTATCTCTCTGGCCCATACAGAAGAAGAGTTGCTGGCCGGGATAAACCATGCCCGAGACTGTAGTGCCGGGGCCATCATGGTGGAGCAATTTATCAAGGGCCGGGAGCTTACCTGTGCAGTCCTCGGTAACGACGATCTACAGGCCCTACCGGTACTGGAAATTGTTCCCGGTGATAAATATGCCTTCTTTGACTATGAGGCAAAATACCAACCCGGTGCCTCCGAGGAGATCTGTCCCGCCCTCATTGCCGATGCCCTTCGTGAGCAGGTGCAGGATCATGCCATTCGTGCCCACCAAGCCCTGCGGCTGCGCGGCTACTCTCGCACAGACTTCATCTACGGTGAAGACGGTAAGCTCTACCTGCTCGAAACCAACACCATCCCCGGCATGACCGAAACCAGCATCCTCCCTCAGGAAGCCGCCGCCACCGGCATGGACTTCCCCTCCCTCCTTGATACCCTCATCGAGCTTGGATTAGAGAAAAGCAAGGGCAAAAAGGGTTAA
- a CDS encoding FAD-binding oxidoreductase has protein sequence MPQTFKNISSSHSIMTSLNSNIIKKISAIVGKEYCTTRMADLHCYSYDGKGIIYLPEAVAFPRTTEEVSEIMKLASLHRFAVVPRGAGTGMTGGSLPIAGGLVMAMTRMNSIVEIDHRNQVAVVEPGVITIDLQKAVQAVGLFYPPDPASLKFCTVGGNAAECAGGPSAVKYGVTKDYIMGLEAVLPSGEIVTAGTRTEKGVTGYDLTRLFVGSEGTLGIITKLYCRLLPLPESKATFLVLSKSLDKATELVSTILNRGIVPSTLEYMDRTAIRIVSDLLSEPPAKGTEALLLLELDGTQKSIDEQTVRLRQLLADDDDISFRQAKNEAEVKELWLARRSISPAAFKLKPHKISEDVAVPRSRIPELVRFTEKLSQELDITILTFGHAGDGNIHVNIMIDKANANELERGEKAKELLFVHTISLEGTLSGEHGIGITKSAYLGLELNEATIKLMKSIKSVMDPHNILNPGKIFPETIESGDK, from the coding sequence TTGCCTCAAACCTTTAAAAATATTTCTTCCAGCCACTCTATTATGACTTCATTGAATTCGAATATCATTAAAAAAATATCTGCCATTGTAGGAAAGGAGTACTGCACCACCCGCATGGCCGACCTCCACTGTTACTCCTATGACGGCAAGGGCATTATCTATCTCCCTGAAGCCGTTGCCTTTCCTCGCACCACAGAGGAGGTCAGCGAGATCATGAAGCTGGCCAGCCTACACCGCTTTGCCGTGGTTCCGCGGGGTGCTGGCACGGGGATGACCGGCGGCAGCCTGCCCATCGCCGGAGGCCTTGTTATGGCCATGACCCGGATGAACAGTATTGTGGAGATTGACCACCGCAATCAGGTAGCCGTGGTGGAACCGGGGGTGATCACCATTGATCTGCAGAAGGCAGTGCAGGCGGTGGGCCTCTTCTATCCTCCTGACCCGGCAAGTCTTAAATTTTGCACGGTGGGCGGCAATGCGGCTGAGTGCGCAGGCGGGCCATCGGCGGTGAAATACGGGGTGACCAAGGATTATATCATGGGTCTTGAGGCAGTACTGCCCTCGGGAGAGATTGTCACTGCCGGCACCAGGACAGAGAAAGGGGTAACTGGCTACGACCTCACCCGTCTCTTTGTCGGCTCCGAGGGAACCCTAGGCATTATCACCAAACTTTACTGTCGACTTCTGCCCCTGCCCGAGAGCAAGGCCACCTTTCTGGTTCTGTCAAAGAGCCTGGACAAGGCAACGGAGCTGGTCAGTACCATCCTCAACCGGGGCATTGTCCCCTCCACTCTGGAGTATATGGACAGGACGGCCATTCGTATTGTCTCAGATCTACTCAGCGAGCCACCGGCTAAAGGCACCGAGGCCCTCCTCCTTCTTGAACTTGATGGTACACAGAAGAGTATTGACGAACAAACAGTACGACTCAGGCAACTGCTGGCGGACGACGATGACATCAGCTTTCGTCAGGCAAAAAACGAGGCTGAGGTCAAGGAACTCTGGCTAGCCCGCCGATCCATCTCGCCTGCAGCCTTCAAACTCAAACCGCATAAGATCAGCGAAGATGTGGCGGTACCGCGCAGTCGTATCCCCGAGCTTGTCCGTTTTACCGAAAAGCTTTCGCAGGAACTTGATATCACCATCCTCACCTTCGGTCACGCTGGCGACGGTAATATCCATGTCAATATCATGATTGATAAGGCAAATGCCAATGAACTGGAGCGGGGCGAAAAGGCCAAGGAACTGCTCTTTGTCCATACCATCAGCCTTGAGGGAACACTTTCAGGGGAGCATGGTATCGGCATAACCAAGTCTGCCTACCTGGGCCTGGAGTTAAACGAGGCTACTATCAAACTGATGAAGAGCATTAAATCGGTGATGGATCCGCATAATATACTCAATCCCGGAAAAATATTTCCAGAAACGATAGAATCAGGGGATAAGTAA
- a CDS encoding four helix bundle protein, translated as MLYENLDVWKRSRVLAIETYTVFKNCRDFGFKDQITRSSLSVPSNLAEGCERTSILERIRFFDIAKGSLGEFKTQVDIGIAIDYIESRQGSLWLRESDEISRMIAAMMIKMRQQKESKS; from the coding sequence ATGCTTTATGAGAATCTTGATGTCTGGAAGCGCAGTAGAGTGTTGGCTATCGAAACGTATACTGTTTTTAAAAATTGCAGAGATTTTGGTTTTAAAGATCAAATTACTCGCTCATCTCTATCTGTTCCCAGTAATCTTGCAGAAGGTTGCGAAAGAACATCGATTCTCGAACGTATTCGCTTTTTTGATATTGCTAAAGGTTCTTTGGGCGAATTCAAGACGCAGGTCGACATTGGTATTGCGATTGACTATATAGAGTCCCGGCAAGGATCTCTTTGGTTGCGAGAGTCTGATGAAATTTCGCGGATGATTGCTGCAATGATGATAAAAATGAGACAGCAAAAAGAAAGCAAGAGCTGA
- a CDS encoding CBS domain-containing protein, with protein sequence MHIITTHQNADFDGLASMIAAQKLYPSAILVFPGSREESLHEFIAQNISCNYDFQTADSIELADVRRLTIVDCQSSDKIGRIAECLQNQDLRLDIYDHHSQGRGDLRGDSDHNRIYGACTTVFTRLFQEQKTSISPEEATIFALGIYGNTQSMTRSQTRAEDLYAAGWLVAQGAKLHVISHFLGGALGIAQDEILHELKQEADLFTIKKFPVTIASLSRPQYINDFGLIVKRFYEMENLDAIFVLLATENRIHLTAISRITDIDVGLIAREMGGGGYASTASATLIGLSMNEVEEKLIALLHRHIQPQPLALEMMTRPVITISPEISIAEANTTLTRYNITAVPAIRDGKVAGIISRQVVEKALYHDLGHLPVKSYMSTEVQSLGPDAELAEVQELIVEQRQRLVPILEQGELIGVVTRTDLLRKLVTSPENLPNDRQSGSKMPLPTKRKNLNNLIHETLSPEIITLLQEVGELADEIGFKAFAVGGFVRDLLLKTANLDLDIVVEGNGIAFAKKVAEHFKGKFFPHEKFLTATVTLPNDFKIDIATARLEYYESPAAMPMIQLSSIKLDLSRRDFSINAMALQINREQFGTLIDYFNSQSDLRNQVIRVLHNLSFVEDPSRIFRAIRFEKRMNFHIGPHTKGLIGNAVAMNLFGKSRDSRFLSELKIIFKEKDPLGPLVRLAEFGLFQYLWPDLRPNYRTDRRFCHGIRQTKAAIKKLYEIEPKAKIDKSVAFLLTIFHRSGPEEIQAFCNRFNEEEKICKKLLQTKQRCDALLPILYTPMAKSELHQHLQDLNYEDLLYICSVAKKSHIHKSVLDYLCQLRHIKPLLKGKDLMEMGYPRGPKFSEILNSLKRAKMDGLVSSRADEEELLQKNFPLSNLHC encoded by the coding sequence ATGCACATCATCACCACCCACCAGAATGCTGATTTTGACGGGCTTGCCTCCATGATTGCCGCCCAAAAACTCTACCCTTCGGCCATTCTTGTTTTCCCTGGATCAAGAGAGGAATCCCTGCATGAGTTTATTGCTCAGAATATCTCCTGCAACTACGACTTCCAAACAGCCGACAGCATCGAGTTAGCAGATGTGCGCCGCCTAACCATCGTCGACTGCCAGTCCAGTGACAAGATTGGCCGCATCGCAGAATGTCTGCAAAACCAAGATCTCCGACTTGATATCTACGACCATCACAGCCAGGGAAGGGGCGACCTCAGAGGTGATTCTGACCACAACAGAATCTACGGGGCCTGTACCACCGTCTTCACCCGCCTCTTTCAAGAACAGAAGACAAGCATCAGCCCGGAAGAGGCCACCATATTTGCCCTCGGTATCTACGGCAACACCCAGTCAATGACCCGCTCCCAGACCAGGGCGGAAGATCTCTATGCAGCTGGCTGGTTAGTCGCCCAAGGGGCCAAGCTCCATGTGATTTCCCATTTTCTGGGAGGCGCCCTCGGAATTGCCCAAGACGAGATCCTGCATGAGCTCAAACAGGAAGCCGATCTCTTCACCATAAAAAAATTCCCCGTCACCATTGCCAGCCTCTCCCGTCCCCAATATATCAACGATTTTGGCCTGATCGTTAAGAGATTTTATGAGATGGAAAACCTCGACGCCATCTTTGTTCTCCTGGCTACAGAGAACCGCATCCACCTAACCGCAATAAGTCGCATTACCGATATTGATGTAGGACTTATTGCCCGAGAAATGGGGGGGGGCGGCTACGCCAGCACTGCCTCGGCAACCCTGATAGGGCTCTCCATGAACGAAGTCGAAGAGAAGCTCATCGCCCTCCTTCATCGCCATATCCAGCCACAACCACTGGCCTTGGAGATGATGACAAGACCCGTGATCACTATCTCTCCGGAGATATCCATAGCCGAGGCCAACACCACCCTCACCCGCTATAATATTACCGCCGTCCCCGCCATCAGGGACGGCAAGGTGGCAGGAATTATCTCGCGTCAGGTAGTGGAAAAGGCCCTTTACCACGATCTCGGCCATCTGCCCGTCAAATCATATATGAGTACCGAGGTACAGAGCCTGGGACCAGATGCTGAATTAGCCGAGGTACAGGAGTTAATTGTAGAACAGCGACAACGTCTGGTTCCCATTCTGGAACAGGGAGAGCTCATTGGCGTTGTCACCCGCACAGACCTGCTCAGAAAACTTGTCACCAGCCCGGAAAATTTACCCAACGATAGACAGAGTGGTAGCAAAATGCCTCTTCCCACCAAAAGAAAAAATCTCAACAACCTCATCCACGAGACCCTCAGCCCGGAAATAATCACCCTCCTACAGGAGGTAGGAGAACTGGCCGACGAAATTGGCTTCAAGGCCTTTGCCGTTGGCGGTTTTGTCCGGGATCTCTTACTCAAAACAGCAAACCTGGACCTTGATATTGTGGTAGAGGGCAACGGTATTGCCTTTGCCAAAAAGGTTGCCGAACATTTTAAGGGTAAATTTTTCCCCCACGAAAAGTTCCTTACCGCAACCGTCACCCTGCCCAATGATTTCAAGATTGATATAGCCACGGCACGCCTGGAGTACTATGAATCACCGGCTGCCATGCCCATGATCCAACTCTCCTCCATCAAGCTTGACCTCTCCCGTCGTGATTTCAGCATCAATGCCATGGCCCTGCAGATCAACCGGGAACAGTTTGGTACCCTGATTGACTACTTCAACTCCCAAAGCGACCTGCGTAATCAGGTCATACGGGTACTGCACAATCTCAGCTTCGTTGAAGATCCGAGCAGGATATTCCGGGCCATCCGCTTTGAAAAGAGGATGAATTTCCATATAGGGCCGCATACAAAAGGCTTAATAGGAAATGCAGTGGCCATGAACCTCTTTGGCAAGTCCCGAGATAGCCGCTTTCTCTCTGAACTCAAGATCATCTTCAAGGAAAAAGATCCACTTGGCCCTCTGGTACGCCTTGCCGAATTTGGTCTTTTCCAATATCTCTGGCCAGATTTGCGACCTAATTATCGCACCGACAGACGATTTTGCCACGGCATCAGACAGACAAAGGCCGCCATCAAAAAACTCTACGAAATAGAGCCAAAGGCCAAGATCGATAAATCTGTAGCCTTCCTCCTCACCATCTTCCACCGCTCGGGACCTGAAGAGATACAGGCCTTTTGCAACCGCTTTAATGAAGAGGAGAAAATCTGCAAGAAACTGCTGCAGACCAAACAAAGATGCGATGCCCTCCTCCCCATACTCTACACGCCCATGGCCAAGAGCGAGCTCCATCAGCATCTGCAGGATCTGAACTACGAAGACCTTCTCTATATCTGCTCTGTGGCCAAGAAGAGCCATATCCACAAATCCGTCCTCGACTATCTCTGCCAACTGCGACATATAAAACCGCTTCTGAAGGGCAAGGATCTGATGGAAATGGGTTATCCACGAGGACCAAAGTTCAGCGAGATCCTTAATTCGCTTAAGAGGGCGAAGATGGACGGTTTAGTCTCAAGCAGGGCCGACGAAGAGGAGCTTCTGCAAAAAAACTTTCCCCTTAGCAACTTGCACTGCTGA
- the rpsU gene encoding 30S ribosomal protein S21, with product MEVEVRGDLEYAIRQLKKKLQIDGIKRELKRREYYEKPSVKKRRKQAEARRKLRKFNRMKKSY from the coding sequence ATTGAAGTAGAAGTTAGAGGAGATCTCGAGTACGCGATCCGCCAATTGAAGAAAAAGTTGCAAATCGATGGTATCAAAAGAGAGCTCAAGCGTCGTGAGTACTACGAAAAACCAAGTGTTAAGAAGCGTCGCAAGCAGGCTGAGGCTCGCCGCAAGTTGCGCAAGTTCAACCGCATGAAGAAGTCTTACTAA
- a CDS encoding anaerobic ribonucleoside-triphosphate reductase activating protein: MRIGGLQKFTLSDYPGVPAAIIFTQGCNYRCPFCHNGNLLPMQGSEEIEVEEVLSWLRERQGKLDGVVITGGEPTLQADLGSFICQIREMGYKIKLDSNGSHPEVLEKLLDQGLIDFVAMDVKAPAAKYSRLCGVKVNLEHIEQSMEIIAKSGVEHLFRTTYVEAFLDEADLAEIRGLIPTGSTYVQQSFRPENALSEELRQTKSD, encoded by the coding sequence ATGCGTATAGGTGGTCTACAAAAATTCACCCTCTCTGACTATCCGGGAGTACCCGCTGCCATCATCTTCACTCAGGGATGCAACTATCGTTGCCCCTTCTGCCACAATGGGAACCTATTGCCCATGCAGGGGAGTGAAGAGATCGAGGTAGAAGAGGTCCTCTCCTGGTTACGGGAGAGACAGGGAAAGCTCGACGGGGTAGTCATTACCGGTGGTGAACCCACCCTGCAGGCTGATCTTGGTTCCTTTATCTGCCAGATCAGAGAGATGGGGTATAAAATCAAGCTCGATAGCAATGGCAGCCATCCAGAAGTATTGGAAAAGCTGCTCGATCAGGGCCTCATTGATTTTGTGGCCATGGATGTTAAGGCCCCGGCAGCTAAATACTCTCGGCTTTGCGGGGTCAAGGTTAATCTTGAGCACATAGAGCAGAGCATGGAGATCATTGCCAAATCTGGTGTTGAGCACCTCTTCCGGACCACCTATGTCGAGGCCTTTTTGGATGAGGCTGATTTAGCGGAGATCCGGGGACTGATACCGACGGGCTCAACCTATGTGCAACAGTCTTTTCGTCCTGAGAATGCTCTTAGTGAGGAATTGAGACAAACAAAAAGCGATTAA
- a CDS encoding DMT family transporter, with protein MLPQSNQSKGLLIAALGVLALTPDTLLVRLAHLDSTTLLFWRGLATLIGMSAVTLLQHGRDTAHQFRQIGKTGIGVGLLMGCSSCCFVMALYYTSVANTLVILSSSPIFAALYSRVFLKERVAGRTIISIIVVITAISFIVGDSEGSTSLLGNCIALCAAMCMSAGFTMMRSGKKRNMIPATALGGIILICVGASLAPSLALSWQQAALIVCMGVSSAAGFIMITMATRYISSPEVSLLMPIETVLASYIVWLVLGEAPATITIIGGIVIISTLSLHSLLSLRSIPARPLD; from the coding sequence ATGCTTCCACAATCGAATCAGTCCAAGGGCCTTCTCATCGCCGCCCTTGGTGTCCTGGCCCTGACACCCGACACCCTGCTCGTTCGTCTAGCCCATCTTGACAGTACCACCCTGCTCTTTTGGCGAGGACTTGCCACCCTCATTGGTATGAGCGCAGTCACCCTCCTCCAGCATGGCAGGGACACGGCCCATCAGTTTCGCCAAATCGGCAAGACCGGTATCGGGGTGGGACTGTTGATGGGTTGCAGTAGCTGCTGTTTTGTCATGGCCCTCTACTATACCAGTGTTGCCAATACCCTGGTCATCCTCTCCTCCTCGCCGATATTTGCCGCCCTGTACAGTCGAGTCTTCCTGAAGGAAAGGGTGGCCGGCAGAACCATTATCAGCATAATAGTGGTAATCACCGCCATCTCCTTCATTGTCGGCGACAGCGAGGGTAGCACCAGTCTCCTGGGCAACTGCATCGCCCTCTGTGCAGCAATGTGCATGTCAGCCGGTTTCACCATGATGCGCAGTGGGAAAAAACGCAATATGATACCTGCCACTGCCCTGGGAGGAATCATCCTCATCTGCGTCGGAGCAAGTCTGGCTCCATCCCTGGCACTCTCCTGGCAACAGGCGGCCCTTATTGTCTGCATGGGCGTCTCCTCTGCGGCGGGATTTATCATGATCACCATGGCCACCCGTTATATCAGTTCACCCGAGGTCAGCCTTCTGATGCCCATCGAAACGGTGCTGGCCAGTTATATCGTTTGGCTCGTTCTGGGAGAGGCCCCCGCGACCATAACCATCATCGGTGGCATAGTCATTATTAGCACCCTCAGCCTCCACTCCTTGCTGTCACTACGTTCCATCCCAGCCCGGCCCCTCGATTGA
- a CDS encoding ribonucleoside triphosphate reductase — MSAHTASLRPVVFTHVKKRTGNIVPFESAKITAALEKAGLATEEFAQDEARRLTIRVLTLAYEVLPETPEVEQLQDLVEEVLLASPHRKTAKSYILYRDQQKRRRQMIEQADIQLIDNYLERLDWQVNENSNMAYSLQGLNNYIANETSKNYWLHRIYPPEVRDAHEQGDLHIHDLGLLSVYCVGWDLQDLLKNGFRGVAGKAASAPAKHFRSALGQVVNFFYTLQGEAAGAQAFSSFDTLLAPFIRKDGLTFKEVKQAVQEFIFNLNVPTRVGFQTPFTNLTMDLQPPSTLRDEPAKIGGVDQENCYSDYQVEMNMINEAFLEVMSEGDANARVFTFPIPTYNITEDFNWDDKSLDKLWSVTAKYGIPYFANFVNSDLSVDDARSMCCRLRLDTRELEKRGGGLFGANPLTGSIGVVTMNLVALGQQSNSEEEFFTRLDHQLEIARTSLEIKRKVLEDYTAKGLYPYTKYYLRQVHNRFQKYWENHFSTIGVIGANEACIGVVGHNIGDPEGNKFATDILDYIREKLQQFQTETGNLYNLEATPAEGTGFRLAQIDKKRFPEMKTALCTDDGSTPIYTNSTQLPINYSDDIYKILDLQDNLQTKYTGGTVQHIFLGEAAPDPVAVKAFVKSICNNYQIPYFTISPSFSICPEHGYLLGEVEKCPTCDGPTEIYSRVVGYLRPVQQWNDGKKAEFKQRSHFKVGK, encoded by the coding sequence ATGTCAGCGCATACCGCCTCTCTCCGTCCTGTAGTCTTTACCCATGTTAAAAAAAGAACTGGTAATATTGTTCCCTTTGAGTCTGCCAAGATAACCGCCGCCCTCGAGAAAGCAGGTCTTGCCACAGAGGAATTTGCCCAGGACGAGGCGCGCCGTCTAACTATTCGTGTTCTCACCCTCGCCTATGAGGTATTGCCTGAGACACCAGAAGTTGAACAGCTCCAGGATCTGGTGGAGGAGGTACTTCTCGCCTCTCCCCATAGAAAAACAGCCAAATCTTATATTCTCTACCGCGATCAGCAAAAACGACGCCGGCAGATGATTGAGCAGGCGGATATTCAGCTCATTGACAACTACCTTGAGCGTCTTGATTGGCAGGTAAACGAGAACAGCAATATGGCCTACTCCCTTCAGGGTCTCAATAACTATATTGCCAACGAAACCAGCAAGAACTACTGGCTGCACCGCATCTACCCACCAGAGGTGCGTGATGCCCACGAGCAGGGTGATCTCCATATCCATGATCTTGGCCTGCTGTCGGTATACTGCGTTGGCTGGGACCTTCAGGATCTTCTTAAAAACGGTTTTCGTGGAGTAGCAGGCAAGGCTGCATCTGCTCCGGCAAAACACTTCCGAAGCGCCCTGGGTCAGGTGGTAAACTTTTTCTACACCCTGCAGGGAGAAGCTGCCGGTGCCCAGGCTTTTTCAAGTTTTGATACCCTGCTCGCCCCCTTTATCCGCAAGGACGGTTTAACCTTCAAGGAGGTTAAACAAGCCGTACAGGAGTTTATCTTTAACCTGAACGTACCTACCCGGGTTGGTTTTCAAACACCCTTCACCAACCTGACCATGGATCTGCAACCACCCTCCACCCTACGTGATGAGCCAGCTAAGATTGGTGGCGTAGACCAGGAGAACTGCTACAGTGATTATCAGGTGGAGATGAACATGATCAACGAGGCCTTCCTCGAGGTTATGTCCGAAGGTGATGCCAATGCCCGTGTTTTCACCTTCCCTATTCCGACCTACAATATCACTGAAGATTTTAACTGGGACGACAAGAGCCTGGACAAGCTCTGGAGCGTCACGGCAAAATACGGCATCCCCTATTTTGCCAACTTTGTTAACTCGGACCTCTCCGTTGACGATGCCCGTTCCATGTGCTGTCGCCTTCGTCTTGATACCCGCGAACTGGAAAAACGTGGTGGTGGTCTCTTTGGTGCCAATCCACTCACCGGTTCCATCGGTGTTGTGACCATGAACCTGGTGGCACTTGGCCAGCAAAGTAACAGCGAAGAAGAATTTTTCACCCGACTTGACCACCAGTTAGAGATTGCCCGTACCAGTCTTGAGATTAAACGTAAGGTGCTCGAAGACTACACTGCCAAGGGACTCTACCCATACACCAAGTATTATCTGCGTCAGGTTCACAATCGTTTCCAAAAATATTGGGAAAACCACTTCTCCACCATCGGCGTTATCGGTGCCAATGAGGCCTGTATCGGCGTTGTCGGCCATAATATCGGCGACCCTGAAGGCAATAAATTTGCCACGGATATCCTCGACTATATCAGAGAAAAACTCCAGCAATTCCAAACAGAAACAGGGAATCTCTACAACCTTGAGGCAACCCCTGCCGAGGGCACCGGTTTTCGTTTGGCCCAGATAGACAAGAAACGTTTTCCTGAAATGAAGACAGCTCTCTGCACCGACGATGGCAGCACCCCCATCTACACCAACTCGACCCAGTTGCCCATCAACTACAGCGATGATATTTACAAGATCCTTGATCTGCAGGATAACCTCCAGACCAAATATACAGGCGGTACTGTACAGCATATCTTCCTCGGTGAGGCAGCACCTGATCCAGTGGCAGTAAAAGCATTTGTCAAATCTATCTGCAATAACTACCAGATTCCATATTTTACCATCAGCCCTTCATTCTCCATCTGCCCTGAGCATGGCTACCTGTTAGGGGAAGTTGAAAAATGCCCCACCTGTGATGGCCCAACGGAGATTTACTCACGGGTTGTGGGCTATCTTCGCCCCGTACAACAGTGGAACGATGGCAAAAAGGCAGAATTCAAACAACGCTCTCATTTCAAGGTCGGTAAATAA